One window of the Parasphingopyxis algicola genome contains the following:
- a CDS encoding SRPBCC family protein, with protein MKEEFGTQLENGSLRFVRDLPGPIERVWEHFVDPAKRALWFCGGTMTETPGETFTMVFDHGRLSDEAFPDRFAELKGGVSFEVKLVEFDPPRRLVFRDFTHAGEDGEVQVELEPAGDRVRLTLIQSPNHEFAQLISAAAGWQAHLGLLIDALTGDPRRAFWAEHATAEEHYRAALSPLS; from the coding sequence ATGAAGGAAGAATTCGGTACGCAGCTGGAAAACGGGTCCTTGCGCTTCGTGCGCGATCTGCCCGGGCCGATCGAAAGGGTCTGGGAGCATTTCGTCGATCCGGCCAAACGCGCGCTCTGGTTCTGCGGCGGTACGATGACCGAAACCCCGGGTGAGACCTTTACTATGGTCTTCGACCATGGCCGGCTATCGGACGAGGCATTTCCCGATCGGTTCGCCGAACTGAAGGGCGGCGTGTCCTTCGAGGTGAAGCTGGTCGAATTCGATCCGCCCCGCCGCCTCGTCTTCCGCGATTTCACCCATGCCGGGGAGGATGGCGAGGTGCAGGTCGAACTCGAACCCGCCGGCGACCGGGTCCGGCTGACCCTGATCCAGTCGCCGAATCACGAGTTCGCCCAGCTGATCAGCGCGGCCGCCGGCTGGCAGGCGCATCTCGGCCTGCTGATCGATGCGCTGACCGGCGATCCGCGGCGCGCCTTCTGGGCCGAACATGCGACGGCCGAGGAACATTATCGCGCGGCGCTCAGCCCGCTGTCCTGA
- a CDS encoding ArsR/SmtB family transcription factor, translated as MDGFAALSDSTRRDIVTLLARGEQRASAIATGFEMTAPAISQHLKVLRKAGLVTVEKRGRERVYRLDPAGLAEMERWVARTRRLWNGRLDALQQVLDGEE; from the coding sequence ATGGATGGTTTTGCAGCCCTCAGCGATTCGACACGGCGCGACATCGTGACCCTGTTGGCGCGGGGCGAGCAGCGCGCCAGTGCGATCGCCACGGGTTTCGAGATGACGGCGCCCGCCATTTCGCAGCATCTGAAAGTTCTGCGCAAGGCCGGCCTCGTGACCGTGGAAAAGCGCGGACGCGAGCGGGTCTACCGCCTCGATCCGGCCGGTCTTGCCGAGATGGAGCGATGGGTCGCCCGGACGCGGCGGTTGTGGAACGGGCGTCTCGATGCGCTCCAGCAGGTACTGGACGGGGAGGAATGA
- a CDS encoding GIN domain-containing protein, giving the protein MIARAVIVAIASILTLTLAIPAAAERRGYSVTGFDRIQVQGPFVVRVTTGRGSSAYAEGHHRAINEIAVQVVGNTLRVRRNVSSNWGGYPGERETQSAILYLTTHEIEQATVIGTGDLEIDRMEGGRLLASLGGNGRLAVGEIDADHIALAVTGAGIMEVGGHAETGRVTVEGPGTVAGAGLTVDDLTVNLNGPGSIEIAAEREADVTAVGNGVVIVSGNAACTDRSVGSGRVSCGGFLDRR; this is encoded by the coding sequence ATGATCGCAAGAGCGGTGATCGTAGCGATCGCATCGATACTGACCCTGACTTTGGCGATACCGGCGGCGGCCGAACGGCGCGGCTATTCGGTAACCGGCTTCGACCGGATCCAGGTCCAGGGCCCGTTTGTCGTCCGCGTCACCACCGGAAGGGGATCCTCGGCCTATGCCGAAGGCCATCACCGCGCGATCAACGAGATTGCGGTGCAGGTCGTCGGCAACACACTGCGCGTCCGCCGCAACGTTTCCAGCAATTGGGGCGGCTATCCGGGCGAACGCGAGACGCAATCGGCGATCCTCTACCTGACCACCCACGAAATCGAGCAGGCGACGGTCATCGGTACCGGCGATCTCGAGATCGACCGGATGGAAGGCGGACGGCTGCTCGCCAGCCTCGGCGGCAACGGCCGGCTCGCGGTCGGCGAGATCGACGCCGATCATATCGCGCTGGCGGTGACCGGCGCGGGCATCATGGAAGTGGGCGGCCATGCCGAGACGGGCCGCGTGACGGTCGAAGGCCCGGGCACGGTTGCGGGCGCGGGGCTCACCGTCGACGATCTGACCGTCAACCTCAACGGCCCCGGCAGTATCGAGATCGCGGCCGAGCGCGAGGCCGATGTGACGGCGGTCGGCAACGGCGTCGTGATCGTCTCCGGCAACGCCGCCTGCACCGACCGCAGCGTCGGATCGGGCCGGGTCAGCTGCGGCGGATTCCTGGACAGGCGTTAA
- a CDS encoding class I SAM-dependent methyltransferase → MAGLWERYVVPRLIGFCCTQPPVMKRRAKVVPRAHGRVLELGAGGGANFALYDPHQVTSVEGVDPSPELLTRAHQAAKTEGIPFNIEPGIAEALPFPDASFDTVLTTFTLCSVQDQAQALAEARRVLKPEGRLLFCEHGAAPDASVAKWQRRIEPVWKRIGGGCHLTRPVSAAIARAGFKIGEQEQGYMEKSPRWAGWVELGEARI, encoded by the coding sequence ATGGCAGGGCTTTGGGAAAGATACGTCGTACCGCGCCTGATCGGCTTTTGCTGCACGCAGCCGCCGGTCATGAAACGCCGCGCCAAGGTCGTGCCGCGCGCGCACGGCCGGGTGCTCGAGCTGGGTGCCGGAGGCGGCGCCAATTTCGCGCTGTACGACCCGCATCAGGTGACCAGCGTCGAGGGCGTCGACCCATCGCCCGAACTGCTGACCCGCGCGCATCAGGCCGCCAAGACCGAAGGCATTCCGTTCAATATCGAACCCGGGATAGCCGAGGCCCTCCCCTTTCCCGATGCGAGCTTCGATACGGTGCTGACGACCTTCACCCTGTGTTCGGTGCAGGACCAGGCGCAAGCGCTGGCCGAGGCGCGCCGCGTCCTCAAACCCGAGGGGCGGTTGCTGTTCTGCGAACATGGCGCCGCTCCCGATGCATCGGTCGCCAAATGGCAGCGGCGGATCGAACCGGTCTGGAAGCGGATCGGCGGCGGCTGCCATCTCACCCGCCCGGTCAGCGCGGCGATCGCCCGGGCCGGGTTCAAGATCGGCGAGCAGGAGCAGGGCTATATGGAAAAATCGCCGCGCTGGGCCGGCTGGGTCGAATTGGGAGAAGCCAGGATATGA
- a CDS encoding cell wall hydrolase: protein MSAMAAAAIAAVPMATGFAAGTGETAIAAEDDELLAEAGFDASLPDILAKPIEEPVIDLDALSEDVGSAEETTATEATDQDETTAAVAINDAHDDELECLVRTISNEARGEPRDGKLAVAQVVMNRVASPLFPDTICGVVYQRRQFSNIRRHQPNRSGPLWDRMVDIAIDARNGISEPMVGEALFFHARYVRPGFSRTRQRVAQIGGHIFYQ, encoded by the coding sequence ATGTCCGCCATGGCCGCCGCCGCGATTGCCGCGGTGCCGATGGCAACCGGTTTCGCCGCCGGAACGGGCGAAACGGCGATTGCCGCTGAGGATGACGAGCTTCTGGCCGAAGCCGGCTTCGATGCGTCGCTGCCGGACATACTGGCCAAGCCGATCGAAGAGCCGGTGATCGACCTCGACGCATTGAGCGAAGATGTCGGCAGCGCCGAGGAAACGACGGCGACAGAAGCGACCGACCAAGACGAAACGACGGCGGCCGTCGCGATCAACGACGCGCATGACGACGAGCTGGAATGCCTGGTCCGCACGATCAGCAATGAAGCGCGAGGCGAACCCCGCGATGGCAAGCTCGCCGTCGCGCAGGTCGTGATGAACCGCGTCGCCTCACCGCTTTTCCCCGACACGATCTGCGGCGTCGTCTATCAGCGCCGGCAATTTTCGAATATCCGCCGCCACCAACCCAATCGCTCGGGCCCGCTCTGGGACCGCATGGTCGACATCGCGATCGATGCCCGCAACGGCATCAGCGAGCCGATGGTCGGCGAGGCCCTGTTCTTCCACGCGCGCTATGTGCGCCCCGGTTTCTCGCGGACGCGTCAGCGGGTCGCCCAGATCGGCGGTCATATCTTCTACCAGTAA